The following proteins are encoded in a genomic region of Arachis stenosperma cultivar V10309 chromosome 4, arast.V10309.gnm1.PFL2, whole genome shotgun sequence:
- the LOC130974544 gene encoding uncharacterized protein LOC130974544, which translates to MQPPPPPPPPPPELRIRTTPPPPPSSPSSYLSRPSQRVTPEHLALVMTCEKLGCYKLVSEQTQIAANRRGCPRLGGTSEGTFPDAAPILEFVNAMAAAVRESVATTNRAAERLDH; encoded by the exons AtgcaaccaccaccaccaccaccaccaccaccaccagaaCTCAGAATCAGAacaacaccaccaccaccaccatcatcaccatcatcct ATCTAAGTAGGCCCTCACAACGAGTAACACCTGAACATTTGGCATTGGTCATGACGTGTGAAAAGTTGGGGTGTTACAAGTTGGTATCAGAACA GACTCAAATAGCTGCGAATAGGCGAGGATGCCCTCGACTGGGAGGAACAAGTGAGGGAACTTTCCCTGATGCAGCGCCTATTCTTGAATTCGTAAACGCTATGGCCGCTGCTGTACGTGAATCAGTAGCTACTACTAACCGAGCAGCTGAACGTCTTGATCATTAG